Proteins found in one Halobaculum sp. MBLA0147 genomic segment:
- the gatC gene encoding Asp-tRNA(Asn)/Glu-tRNA(Gln) amidotransferase subunit GatC — MSETPDDADAAGDDPAADGGSEAADAASAPSTVAPDDVRHVAELARVALNDEEVATFTDQFGDILEYFDALDEVPEQDAEPELVNVMRADEVRESLSQEAALSNAPESEDGYFVGPRVS, encoded by the coding sequence ATGAGCGAGACGCCGGACGACGCCGACGCGGCCGGAGACGACCCCGCCGCGGACGGCGGTAGTGAGGCTGCCGACGCGGCGTCGGCACCGTCGACGGTCGCACCGGACGACGTGCGACACGTCGCCGAGTTGGCGCGTGTCGCCCTCAACGACGAGGAGGTCGCGACGTTCACCGACCAGTTCGGGGACATCCTCGAGTACTTCGACGCGCTCGACGAAGTGCCCGAGCAGGACGCCGAGCCGGAGCTGGTCAACGTCATGCGGGCCGACGAGGTCCGCGAGAGCCTCTCGCAGGAGGCGGCACTGTCGAACGCACCGGAGTCCGAGGACGGGTACTTCGTGGGGCCACGCGTCTCATGA
- a CDS encoding bifunctional UDP-sugar hydrolase/5'-nucleotidase, whose translation MPPLPTTNRRAQACPHEGGDTHHMVTLLHHSDVENVYDDHDRAARLAGLLAARAGDDALVVGTGDDTAPGVLPLVTGGRQAIPFFEAAGTALETFGNHDFDFGVEATRELVADAPPTWVTVNVRDERGEPFAVHDGVEPWVVRTVGDERVGFFGVTDPATDSLNPEAAELSFDDPLPAAREAVADLRAAGVDHVVALSHLGQGDDDLARLDGVDAVLGGHVHSRRVDHVDGTLVTRPGVNGTCVVAVELTADGATGDLLHVDEVVAAESVEPAASVATALADRVSEAGLDRTVAHVDDRIERTETTAHGGESRIGNLVADAYRAAADVDVGLQNAGGLRLGEPLTGDVTLADCIGVLPFEEPVVVCELTGAELRDVARQMSASVVDFGDPEWWHGHVSGLELLFDRETETVRELRVGGEPVVDDRLYTVATPEYVLHSDHEFPAIGERHRAGEHGVQHEVLADYLRDNPVPPVEGRVRFVGEE comes from the coding sequence GTGCCACCGCTCCCGACGACGAACCGACGGGCTCAGGCGTGCCCACACGAAGGCGGTGACACCCACCACATGGTCACGCTCCTCCACCACTCGGACGTCGAGAACGTCTACGACGACCACGACCGCGCGGCGCGACTCGCCGGATTGCTGGCGGCTCGCGCAGGTGACGACGCGCTCGTCGTCGGCACCGGCGACGACACCGCGCCGGGTGTGCTCCCGCTCGTCACGGGGGGTCGACAGGCGATCCCGTTCTTCGAGGCGGCCGGGACGGCGCTGGAGACGTTCGGCAACCACGACTTCGACTTCGGCGTCGAGGCGACCCGCGAGTTGGTCGCGGACGCTCCCCCGACGTGGGTGACGGTGAACGTCCGCGACGAACGTGGGGAGCCGTTCGCGGTCCACGACGGCGTCGAACCGTGGGTGGTCCGCACCGTCGGCGACGAGCGCGTCGGCTTCTTCGGCGTCACCGATCCCGCGACGGACTCGCTGAACCCCGAGGCAGCAGAGCTGTCCTTCGACGACCCGCTCCCGGCCGCTCGCGAGGCGGTCGCGGACCTCCGAGCAGCCGGTGTCGACCACGTCGTCGCCCTCTCGCACCTCGGACAGGGTGACGACGACCTCGCCCGACTCGACGGCGTGGACGCGGTGTTGGGCGGTCACGTCCACAGTCGTCGCGTCGACCACGTCGACGGGACGCTCGTGACGCGCCCCGGCGTCAACGGCACCTGCGTGGTCGCCGTGGAGTTGACGGCTGACGGCGCGACCGGCGACCTGCTCCACGTCGACGAGGTCGTCGCCGCGGAGTCCGTCGAGCCCGCCGCGTCGGTGGCGACGGCGTTGGCCGACCGCGTGAGCGAGGCCGGTCTCGACCGGACGGTCGCGCACGTCGACGACCGGATCGAGCGGACGGAGACGACGGCCCACGGCGGTGAGTCGCGGATCGGGAACCTCGTCGCGGACGCCTACCGCGCGGCGGCGGACGTGGACGTGGGGCTCCAGAACGCCGGCGGGCTCCGACTCGGCGAGCCGCTGACCGGCGACGTGACGCTAGCAGACTGTATCGGCGTGCTCCCGTTCGAGGAGCCGGTCGTCGTCTGTGAACTCACCGGCGCGGAACTGCGCGATGTGGCCCGACAGATGTCGGCGTCCGTCGTCGACTTCGGCGACCCGGAGTGGTGGCACGGTCACGTCTCCGGGCTCGAACTGCTGTTCGACCGCGAGACGGAGACCGTCCGCGAGTTGCGCGTCGGCGGCGAGCCGGTCGTCGACGACCGCCTGTACACGGTCGCGACCCCGGAGTACGTCCTCCACTCCGACCACGAGTTCCCGGCGATCGGCGAGCGCCACCGCGCGGGCGAGCACGGCGTCCAACACGAGGTGCTCGCCGACTACCTCCGCGACAACCCGGTCCCGCCCGTGGAGGGACGCGTCCGGTTCGTCGGCGAGGAGTGA
- the asd gene encoding aspartate-semialdehyde dehydrogenase: MSLRVGVLGATGAVGQRFVQLIERTPRFEIETVTASPASAGQRYEAAAKWRLGTAIPEEVAELTVRETDPEALPDDLDLLFSSLPSDVAAEVEPALCEAGYVVSSNSSNERLAEDVPLTIPEVNPDHLGLIERQRDERGWDGALVKNPNCSTITMVPTLAALTEFGIESVQVSTLQAVSGAGYSGVTSMEIIDNAIPHIGGEEAKMETESRKLLGEFDGASVSRLDADVTASCNRIPTVDGHLENVFAELEADPTAAEVREAMRAVESAPLPSSPDQLIHVFGEDAPERPQPRMDRDRGDGMAVVAGGVTATDAGVKYNCLAHNTIRGAAGASLLNGELLADEGWI; the protein is encoded by the coding sequence ATGTCACTACGAGTCGGCGTGCTCGGCGCGACCGGTGCGGTCGGACAGCGGTTCGTCCAGTTGATCGAACGGACGCCACGCTTCGAGATCGAGACGGTGACCGCCAGTCCAGCGAGCGCGGGCCAGCGGTACGAGGCGGCCGCCAAGTGGCGCCTCGGCACGGCGATCCCCGAGGAGGTGGCCGAGTTGACCGTCCGCGAGACGGACCCCGAGGCGCTGCCGGACGATCTGGACCTCCTGTTCTCGTCGCTCCCCTCCGACGTGGCCGCCGAGGTCGAGCCGGCGCTGTGCGAGGCGGGGTACGTCGTCTCCTCGAACTCCTCGAACGAACGCCTCGCCGAGGACGTGCCGCTGACCATCCCGGAGGTGAACCCGGACCACCTCGGGCTGATCGAGCGCCAGCGCGACGAGCGCGGCTGGGACGGCGCACTCGTCAAGAACCCGAACTGTTCGACGATCACGATGGTGCCGACGCTGGCGGCGCTGACGGAGTTCGGGATCGAGTCCGTCCAGGTGTCGACGCTGCAGGCCGTCTCCGGCGCGGGCTACTCCGGCGTCACCTCGATGGAGATCATCGACAACGCCATCCCGCACATCGGCGGCGAGGAGGCGAAGATGGAGACGGAGAGTCGGAAGCTGCTCGGCGAGTTCGACGGCGCGAGCGTCTCGCGGCTCGACGCCGACGTGACCGCCTCCTGTAACCGCATCCCGACCGTCGACGGCCACCTGGAGAACGTCTTCGCGGAACTCGAGGCAGACCCGACGGCCGCCGAGGTCCGCGAGGCGATGCGTGCCGTCGAGAGCGCGCCGCTGCCGTCCTCGCCCGACCAGTTGATCCACGTGTTCGGCGAGGACGCACCCGAACGCCCCCAGCCGCGGATGGACCGCGACCGCGGGGACGGGATGGCCGTCGTCGCCGGCGGCGTGACGGCGACGGACGCCGGGGTGAAGTACAACTGTCTCGCACACAACACGATCCGCGGCGCGGCGGGTGCCTCGCTGCTCAACGGGGAGCTGTTGGCCGACGAGGGCTGGATCTGA
- a CDS encoding DUF5816 domain-containing protein: MNLELLGTEAGELFVDRAAGERGSKAPFFHAYEDDGGQRRWGYVCGNCDGTANAVDTMGRIECNTCGNLKKPDGWDDAHE; encoded by the coding sequence GTGAACCTGGAACTGCTCGGCACGGAGGCGGGAGAGCTGTTCGTCGACCGCGCCGCCGGGGAGCGCGGGTCGAAGGCGCCGTTCTTCCACGCCTACGAGGACGACGGCGGCCAACGCCGCTGGGGGTACGTCTGTGGCAACTGCGACGGCACCGCCAACGCCGTCGACACGATGGGGCGCATCGAGTGTAACACCTGCGGCAACCTGAAGAAACCCGACGGCTGGGACGACGCCCACGAGTAG
- a CDS encoding MarR family transcriptional regulator: MPISSDRFDSLSDDDEEPTPGTNAATILAFLREHSDEAFTQSEIAAATDVTTGSVGPTLVRLRERGRVDHRGVYWRASDHDRSLAAATGHASETAAAGDDESPAFERWRRHAVDPREHRDE, translated from the coding sequence GTGCCCATCAGTAGTGATCGGTTCGACTCGTTGTCGGACGACGACGAGGAGCCGACGCCGGGGACGAACGCGGCGACCATCCTCGCGTTCCTCCGCGAGCACTCGGACGAGGCGTTCACACAGAGCGAGATCGCGGCGGCGACGGACGTGACGACGGGCTCGGTCGGGCCGACGCTCGTCCGCCTCCGCGAGCGAGGCCGCGTCGACCACCGCGGCGTCTACTGGCGAGCGAGCGACCACGACCGGAGTCTCGCGGCCGCCACCGGGCACGCGAGCGAGACCGCTGCGGCGGGCGACGACGAGTCGCCGGCGTTCGAGCGCTGGCGACGCCACGCAGTCGACCCACGGGAGCACCGTGACGAGTGA
- the hpt gene encoding hypoxanthine/guanine phosphoribosyltransferase, which yields MDRLQQSLLDAPIIEKDGYNYFVHPISDGVPMLEPELLREIVIKIIRKAQIEDVDKIVTPAAMGIHISTAVSLMTDIPLVVIRKRQYGLDGEVSLTQVTGYSEGEMYINDVEAGDRVLVLDDVLSTGGTMKGILTALDDIGAEVQDVVAVIKKAGENELDDTDFDVKTLINVAVVDGEVEIVDPTGDD from the coding sequence ATGGATCGGTTACAGCAGTCGCTCCTCGACGCCCCGATCATCGAGAAGGACGGCTACAACTACTTCGTCCACCCGATCAGCGACGGGGTGCCGATGCTCGAACCCGAACTGCTGCGGGAGATCGTCATCAAGATCATCCGCAAGGCGCAGATCGAGGACGTCGACAAGATCGTCACGCCGGCGGCGATGGGGATCCACATCTCCACGGCGGTGTCGCTGATGACCGACATCCCGCTGGTCGTGATCCGCAAGCGGCAGTACGGTCTCGACGGCGAGGTGTCGCTGACGCAGGTGACCGGCTACTCCGAGGGGGAGATGTACATCAACGACGTGGAGGCCGGCGACCGCGTGCTCGTGTTGGACGACGTGCTCTCGACCGGCGGGACGATGAAGGGGATCCTCACGGCGCTGGACGACATCGGCGCGGAGGTCCAGGACGTGGTCGCGGTGATCAAGAAGGCCGGCGAGAACGAACTCGACGACACGGACTTCGACGTGAAGACGCTGATCAACGTCGCCGTCGTCGACGGCGAGGTCGAGATCGTCGACCCGACCGGCGACGACTGA
- the gatA gene encoding Asp-tRNA(Asn)/Glu-tRNA(Gln) amidotransferase subunit GatA: MSDTVDAFVTETELAGADDGPLSDLTVAVKDNISTEGVRTTCGSATLADYEPPFDATVVERLREAGATIVGKTNMDEFGMGGTTETSAFGPTANPVDPDHVPGGSSGGSAAAVAAGEADVALGSDTGGSVRNPAAFCGVVGLKPTYGLVSRYGLVAYANSLEQIGPLGATVADTARLLDVVAGPDERDATTRYGAADAGPETHPATETTYADAVVDDADAATAAAEGLTVGVPTELVEGAAEPVRERFAATLETLREQGAETVDVSLPSVEHAVQAYYVIAMSEASSNLARFDGVRYGEAGEADGNWNEQFAGAREAGFGPEVKRRVLLGTFALSAGYHDEYYEKAQDARAWVKRDFDEALAEADVLATPTMPVLPPERGESLDDPLQLYLMDANTVPVNLANLPAISVPAGRAEGLPVGFQLIGPAFGEERLLRVGSAVERLREA; encoded by the coding sequence ATGAGCGACACGGTCGACGCCTTCGTGACGGAGACGGAGCTCGCCGGCGCCGACGACGGGCCGCTGTCGGATCTCACGGTCGCGGTGAAGGACAACATCTCGACGGAGGGTGTCCGGACGACCTGTGGTTCGGCGACGCTGGCGGACTACGAGCCGCCGTTCGACGCGACGGTCGTCGAACGCCTCCGAGAGGCGGGCGCGACCATCGTCGGCAAGACGAACATGGACGAGTTCGGGATGGGTGGGACGACGGAGACCTCCGCGTTCGGGCCGACGGCGAACCCGGTCGACCCCGACCACGTTCCGGGTGGCTCCTCCGGTGGCTCGGCGGCCGCGGTCGCCGCCGGCGAGGCGGACGTGGCGCTCGGCTCCGACACCGGCGGCAGTGTCCGGAACCCGGCGGCGTTCTGTGGCGTCGTCGGCCTCAAGCCCACCTACGGGCTCGTCTCCCGGTACGGACTCGTCGCCTACGCCAACTCGCTGGAGCAGATCGGTCCGCTCGGCGCGACCGTCGCGGACACCGCACGCCTCCTCGACGTCGTCGCCGGGCCGGACGAGCGCGACGCGACGACGCGGTACGGAGCCGCGGACGCCGGCCCCGAGACACACCCGGCGACGGAGACGACGTACGCGGACGCCGTCGTCGACGACGCCGACGCCGCGACGGCGGCCGCGGAGGGACTCACCGTCGGCGTCCCGACGGAACTCGTCGAGGGAGCCGCCGAGCCGGTCCGCGAGCGGTTCGCGGCGACGCTCGAGACGCTGCGCGAGCAGGGCGCCGAGACGGTGGACGTGTCGCTGCCGTCCGTCGAACACGCCGTGCAGGCGTACTACGTGATCGCCATGTCGGAGGCGTCCTCGAACCTCGCGCGCTTCGACGGTGTCCGCTACGGCGAGGCGGGCGAGGCAGACGGGAACTGGAACGAGCAGTTCGCCGGCGCTCGCGAGGCCGGGTTCGGCCCCGAGGTGAAGCGGCGCGTCCTGCTGGGGACGTTCGCGCTGTCGGCCGGCTACCACGACGAGTACTACGAGAAGGCCCAGGACGCCCGAGCGTGGGTGAAGCGGGACTTCGACGAGGCGCTCGCCGAGGCGGACGTGTTGGCGACGCCGACGATGCCGGTCCTCCCGCCGGAGCGCGGCGAGAGTCTCGACGACCCGCTGCAGTTGTACCTGATGGACGCCAACACCGTCCCGGTGAACCTCGCGAACCTCCCGGCCATCTCCGTCCCCGCCGGCCGCGCCGAGGGGCTCCCGGTCGGGTTCCAGCTGATCGGCCCGGCGTTCGGCGAGGAGCGACTCCTCCGCGTCGGGAGTGCCGTCGAACGCCTCCGCGAGGCGTAG
- a CDS encoding HesB/IscA family protein, with protein sequence MSTDASDGGTGVDEPVVVTPAAAEQALSLMESEGMDVDEGGLRLYVQQGGCAGLSYGMRFDTAPEDDDRVTEHHGLRVFVDPASLEYVGGSTLDYEDGLQAAGFHVENPNVVSECGCGESFRT encoded by the coding sequence ATGAGCACGGACGCGAGCGACGGCGGCACCGGCGTCGACGAGCCGGTCGTGGTGACACCGGCGGCGGCCGAGCAGGCGCTGTCGTTGATGGAGTCGGAGGGGATGGACGTCGACGAGGGTGGGCTGCGGCTGTACGTCCAGCAGGGTGGCTGTGCGGGCCTCTCCTACGGGATGCGCTTCGACACGGCGCCGGAGGACGACGACCGCGTGACGGAACACCACGGGCTGCGAGTGTTCGTGGACCCGGCGTCGCTGGAGTACGTCGGCGGCTCGACGCTCGACTACGAGGACGGACTCCAGGCGGCCGGGTTCCACGTCGAGAACCCGAACGTCGTCAGCGAGTGCGGCTGCGGCGAGAGCTTCCGGACCTGA
- a CDS encoding ATPase domain-containing protein — protein sequence MTRRSRVRQWRGGGPYSLGLHRHDQVNRAFGGGLPRGSLVLLTGETGAGKSAFAGRFAHGLCSESHPVTLLSTDRPVRRFLSQMRALGYEVGRHLAASQLLYLHGDVAGTEGTPARELLARLAASERMWAADVVLLDSFDDVLRYDAGFDRLRSATDRRRAARRVVSFLSSITDNGRTVVVTLDPTGLPEPVVDPFRRLADCVLELARQPTERTAERWIDVRRFAGTTAPVDDRIRFRIRPGAGIVIDDRVVVRL from the coding sequence GTGACACGGCGATCGCGCGTGCGGCAGTGGCGCGGGGGCGGCCCGTACTCGCTGGGGCTCCACCGACACGACCAGGTGAACCGTGCGTTCGGCGGCGGGCTCCCGCGCGGGAGTCTCGTCCTCCTGACCGGAGAGACGGGTGCGGGCAAGAGCGCGTTCGCCGGGCGGTTCGCACACGGGCTCTGCTCGGAGTCACACCCCGTCACCCTGCTGTCGACGGACCGCCCCGTCCGGCGGTTCCTCTCGCAGATGCGGGCGCTGGGGTACGAGGTCGGTCGCCACCTCGCCGCCTCGCAGCTCTTGTACCTCCACGGCGACGTGGCCGGGACGGAGGGGACGCCGGCTCGGGAGTTGCTCGCGCGACTGGCGGCGAGCGAGCGGATGTGGGCCGCCGACGTGGTGTTGCTGGACTCCTTCGACGACGTGTTGCGGTACGACGCCGGGTTCGACCGCCTCCGATCGGCCACCGACCGACGACGGGCCGCCCGTCGCGTCGTGTCGTTCCTCTCGTCGATCACGGACAACGGCCGGACGGTCGTGGTCACACTCGACCCGACGGGGCTGCCGGAGCCGGTCGTCGACCCGTTCCGGCGCCTCGCCGACTGTGTGCTCGAACTCGCCCGCCAGCCGACCGAGCGGACGGCCGAGCGCTGGATCGACGTGCGCCGCTTCGCCGGCACGACGGCACCCGTCGACGACCGCATCCGCTTCCGCATCCGCCCCGGCGCCGGCATCGTGATCGACGACCGGGTCGTCGTCAGACTGTGA